From Euzebyales bacterium, the proteins below share one genomic window:
- a CDS encoding ubiquinone/menaquinone biosynthesis methyltransferase — MPEHPALPDHRPVRDKDAALVQRMFDRVAPRYDVANTLLSLGLDRHWRAVAVAAVDPRPGSVVLDLAGGTGALAAAVAARGADAVVADLSHEMVRVGMARVPAVRAWTVADALRLPLADASVDAVTIAFGLRNLNDTLAGLREMRRVVRPGGKLAVLEFSRPTSRAFAHVYRRYLLEVVPRLARVATSDPAAYGYLARSILAWPDQPALAGMIGDAGWTAVRWKNLTGGIVALHHAVRPS; from the coding sequence ATGCCGGAGCACCCGGCACTGCCGGACCACCGCCCCGTCCGCGACAAGGACGCCGCGCTCGTCCAGCGCATGTTCGACCGCGTCGCTCCGCGGTACGACGTCGCGAACACGCTGCTGTCGCTGGGCCTGGACCGGCACTGGCGCGCTGTGGCCGTCGCCGCCGTCGATCCCCGGCCGGGGTCGGTCGTGCTCGATCTCGCCGGTGGCACCGGAGCGCTCGCCGCTGCTGTGGCGGCGCGCGGCGCCGACGCGGTCGTGGCCGATCTCAGTCACGAGATGGTGCGGGTCGGCATGGCGCGGGTGCCGGCGGTGCGCGCGTGGACCGTCGCCGACGCGCTGCGGCTTCCGCTTGCGGACGCCAGCGTCGACGCCGTCACGATCGCCTTCGGTCTGCGCAACCTCAACGACACGCTCGCCGGTCTGCGCGAGATGCGGCGCGTCGTGCGCCCCGGCGGGAAGCTGGCCGTCCTGGAGTTCAGCCGTCCGACCAGCCGGGCGTTCGCGCACGTCTACCGCCGTTACTTGCTGGAGGTCGTGCCGCGGCTGGCCAGAGTGGCGACCAGTGATCCGGCGGCGTACGGCTACCTGGCCCGGAGCATCCTGGCGTGGCCCGACCAGCCCGCGCTGGCCGGCATGATCGGCGACGCGGGCTGGACGGCGGTGCGCTGGAAGAACCTCACGGGCGGCATCGTGGCGCTGCACCACGCCGTACGTCCGTCCTGA
- a CDS encoding NADH-quinone oxidoreductase subunit G, with product MADDQVSLTIDGQQVTVPKGTLVIRAAEQLRITIPRFCDHPLLAPAGACRQCFVDIALARAPDQPRQMTSCTTEVAEGMVVNTHLTSDAARASQEAQLEFLLINHPLDCPMCDKGGECPLQDQALAHGPGQSRFVDRKRRYLKPVPISPQIGLDRERCVLCARCTRFSSEISGDPFIELFERGALEQVAIYEDEPYHSFFSGNVVQICPVGALTATSYRFAARPFDVRAVDSVCNQCASGCNLRVDTRSGRIERQLAKTNMAVNEMWNCDKGRFGFEYVAHPSRIVEPAARDELGSVVQTTWTTAIRTVADRLTAARDAGGVGVLTGGNLTDEDAYAVSRFARDVLGTDDVDFRRVTRTAEERPVLAAVAGSPGPTYDEVERAGVVVVAGLDPEEESPILYLRLRKAANKGGMKVVTIGPTLGSISDLAWRWIRTAPGGETRILRSLREMASASEPAGGDRDGTGDTPKDDSDLAAVAEALTAADDAAIDGPGVVILAGERLATTAGGLAAAAELASAGSRRGFAWVPRKAGARGAVDAGLMPGLLPGGRGLDNAGPVADAWSHVPDAPGRDAHQMLRAAADGELSALYLIGVDPIRDFEDPLLARRALETVDTVILQDLLETDSTRYADVVLPAAAAQERVGSFTTWEGRRQACAQVVPPPRRCIEDWDIIRQVARAMGSDLGWETAMDVRREAAPLMAAERSVADRLAELTVDRDPPEGDSVPADADDDRLTVEAVPALLGHGVMLRGADALNATARPPEAWVHPDDAERAGVQAGDTVELVGTGGRLSLPVRVTDAVARGCVRVPRNALETPLGMLVDPEAEPGAPMRARLGVADGSEAADTSEPHPAEA from the coding sequence ATGGCAGACGATCAGGTCTCTCTCACGATCGACGGCCAGCAGGTCACAGTGCCCAAGGGCACGCTGGTGATCCGGGCCGCCGAGCAGCTGCGGATCACGATCCCGCGGTTCTGCGACCATCCGCTGCTCGCGCCCGCCGGTGCATGCCGCCAGTGCTTCGTCGACATCGCCCTGGCGCGAGCCCCCGACCAACCCCGGCAGATGACGTCGTGCACGACCGAGGTCGCCGAGGGCATGGTGGTCAACACCCACCTGACCAGTGACGCGGCGCGTGCGTCGCAGGAGGCCCAGCTCGAGTTCCTCCTGATCAACCACCCGCTCGACTGCCCGATGTGCGACAAGGGTGGCGAGTGCCCGCTGCAGGACCAGGCGCTCGCCCACGGCCCGGGGCAGAGCCGGTTCGTCGACCGCAAGCGGCGCTACCTCAAGCCCGTGCCGATCTCGCCACAGATCGGTCTGGACCGCGAGCGTTGCGTGCTCTGCGCGCGCTGCACCCGGTTCTCGTCGGAGATCTCGGGCGATCCGTTCATCGAGCTGTTCGAGCGCGGCGCGCTGGAACAGGTCGCGATCTACGAGGACGAGCCGTACCACAGCTTCTTCTCGGGCAACGTCGTGCAGATCTGCCCCGTCGGCGCCCTGACGGCGACCAGCTACCGGTTCGCGGCACGACCGTTCGACGTGCGCGCCGTCGACAGCGTGTGCAACCAGTGCGCCAGTGGATGCAACCTGCGGGTCGACACGCGTTCCGGACGCATCGAACGGCAGCTGGCGAAGACCAACATGGCCGTCAACGAGATGTGGAACTGCGACAAGGGCCGGTTCGGCTTCGAGTACGTCGCGCACCCCAGCCGCATCGTCGAGCCGGCCGCCCGCGACGAGCTCGGTTCGGTCGTCCAGACCACGTGGACCACGGCGATCCGCACCGTGGCGGACCGGCTGACGGCCGCGCGCGACGCCGGTGGGGTCGGTGTGTTGACGGGCGGCAACCTGACCGACGAGGACGCCTACGCGGTCAGTCGCTTCGCCCGTGACGTGCTGGGCACCGACGACGTCGACTTCCGACGCGTGACGCGCACCGCCGAGGAGCGGCCGGTCCTCGCCGCGGTCGCGGGATCGCCCGGTCCGACCTACGACGAGGTCGAGCGGGCCGGTGTGGTGGTCGTGGCCGGGCTCGACCCCGAGGAGGAGTCACCGATCCTGTACCTGCGGCTGCGGAAGGCCGCCAACAAGGGCGGCATGAAGGTCGTCACGATCGGGCCGACGCTCGGGTCGATCAGCGATCTCGCCTGGCGGTGGATCCGGACCGCTCCCGGCGGCGAGACACGCATCCTGCGGTCGCTGCGGGAGATGGCGAGCGCCAGCGAGCCGGCAGGCGGGGATCGTGATGGCACCGGTGACACGCCGAAGGACGACAGCGATCTCGCCGCCGTGGCCGAGGCGCTGACCGCAGCCGACGATGCCGCGATCGACGGCCCCGGCGTCGTCATCCTCGCCGGTGAGCGGCTCGCGACGACCGCGGGCGGACTGGCCGCGGCCGCCGAACTGGCGTCGGCAGGATCCCGCCGCGGCTTCGCATGGGTGCCGCGCAAGGCCGGCGCACGCGGAGCGGTTGATGCAGGGCTGATGCCGGGCCTGCTGCCAGGTGGCCGGGGGCTCGACAACGCGGGCCCGGTGGCCGATGCGTGGTCGCACGTGCCCGATGCTCCGGGTCGTGACGCCCATCAGATGCTGCGCGCCGCGGCGGACGGGGAGTTGTCTGCGCTGTACCTCATCGGCGTCGACCCGATCCGCGACTTCGAGGATCCGCTGCTTGCCCGACGGGCGCTTGAGACGGTCGACACCGTGATCCTGCAGGACCTGTTGGAGACCGACTCCACCCGTTACGCGGACGTCGTGCTGCCGGCGGCCGCCGCCCAGGAGCGCGTCGGGTCGTTCACCACATGGGAGGGTCGACGACAGGCGTGCGCGCAGGTGGTGCCGCCGCCGCGGCGCTGCATCGAGGACTGGGACATCATCCGCCAGGTCGCGCGCGCGATGGGCTCCGACCTCGGCTGGGAGACGGCGATGGACGTGCGCCGCGAGGCCGCTCCGCTGATGGCCGCCGAACGGTCGGTCGCCGACCGCTTGGCGGAGCTGACCGTCGATCGGGATCCGCCGGAAGGGGACAGCGTGCCGGCGGACGCCGATGATGACCGGCTCACCGTGGAGGCCGTCCCGGCCCTGCTGGGACACGGCGTGATGCTGCGCGGCGCCGATGCGCTCAACGCGACGGCGCGTCCGCCCGAGGCGTGGGTCCATCCCGACGATGCGGAACGCGCTGGTGTGCAGGCCGGCGACACCGTCGAGTTGGTGGGTACCGGCGGGCGCCTGTCGCTGCCGGTGCGCGTCACCGACGCCGTGGCCCGGGGCTGTGTGCGGGTGCCGCGCAACGCGCTGGAGACCCCGCTCGGCATGCTGGTCGATCCCGAGGCCGAGCCGGGTGCCCCCATGCGGGCGCGTCTGGGCGTCGCGGACGGATCCGAGGCCGCCGACACGTCCGAACCCCATCCGGCGGAGGCCTAG
- a CDS encoding geranylgeranyl reductase family protein, protein MADSDIAQRRRSAPASRLEPVGPPERNEADVVVVGAGPGGSAAATFLARAGHDVLLVEKSSFPRDKVCGDALTPRAVKALELLGLHDEAAGTPPGWARQEGLRMYGGGVVLDLPWPELDDFPAHSVTATRAIFDHTLAQHAVANGARLWERTEALAPVRSDDGGRIHGIRYQRDDGRHGEVRAPIVVAADGNSSRIAVAAGLHRDHSRPMGVAIRGYYRSPRASMDVMEGYLEMRVPPSGDDPGELLPGYGWIFPLSDGLVNVGWGLLDSSAHFRSTNYRDVLTSWVAGLPPEWQLRPDTLVDRPRSAGLPMAHNRRPMVLDGLVLLGDAAGMVNPFNGEGISYAIEAAAFASEAIDHALTTGSPDRLAAYPAAVAEAWGGYYTLGRAFVGLMGHPTVMRVCTVYGMPRMRLMRFVFRTMAHLVNHRSGDATDAVLNLLSRAVPAA, encoded by the coding sequence GTGGCCGACAGTGACATCGCCCAGCGCCGCCGGTCGGCGCCGGCGTCGCGGCTCGAGCCCGTGGGGCCGCCGGAGCGCAACGAGGCCGACGTCGTCGTCGTGGGCGCGGGCCCGGGTGGCTCGGCTGCGGCCACGTTCCTCGCCCGGGCGGGTCACGACGTGCTGCTGGTCGAGAAGTCGTCGTTCCCGCGCGACAAGGTCTGCGGTGATGCGTTGACCCCCCGCGCCGTGAAGGCGCTCGAACTGCTCGGTCTGCACGACGAGGCCGCCGGCACCCCACCCGGATGGGCGCGCCAGGAGGGCCTGCGCATGTACGGGGGCGGCGTCGTCCTCGACCTGCCCTGGCCGGAGCTCGATGACTTCCCCGCACACTCGGTGACGGCGACCCGTGCGATCTTCGACCACACGCTGGCGCAGCACGCGGTCGCCAATGGCGCGCGGCTGTGGGAACGGACGGAGGCGCTGGCACCCGTCCGCTCCGACGACGGCGGCCGCATCCACGGCATCCGCTACCAGCGCGACGACGGCCGGCACGGCGAGGTCCGCGCGCCCATCGTGGTGGCCGCCGACGGCAACTCGTCGCGCATCGCGGTGGCCGCCGGTCTCCACCGCGACCACTCCCGTCCGATGGGGGTGGCGATCCGCGGCTACTACCGCAGCCCGCGCGCGTCGATGGACGTGATGGAGGGCTACCTGGAGATGCGGGTGCCACCGTCCGGCGACGACCCCGGTGAGCTGCTGCCCGGCTACGGATGGATCTTCCCGCTCTCCGACGGGCTCGTCAACGTCGGCTGGGGCCTGCTCGACTCGTCGGCGCACTTCCGCTCGACCAACTACCGTGACGTCCTGACGTCGTGGGTCGCCGGCCTGCCGCCCGAGTGGCAGCTGCGGCCCGACACCTTGGTCGACCGCCCGCGCAGCGCGGGCCTGCCGATGGCCCACAACCGTCGCCCTATGGTGCTCGACGGGTTGGTGCTGCTGGGTGACGCGGCCGGCATGGTCAACCCGTTCAACGGTGAGGGGATCAGCTACGCCATCGAGGCGGCGGCGTTCGCGTCGGAGGCGATCGACCACGCGCTCACGACCGGATCGCCGGACCGGCTCGCGGCGTATCCGGCGGCGGTGGCCGAGGCGTGGGGCGGCTACTACACGCTCGGACGCGCGTTCGTCGGCCTCATGGGCCATCCCACCGTCATGCGGGTGTGCACGGTGTACGGCATGCCGCGCATGCGCCTGATGCGGTTCGTGTTCAGGACCATGGCGCACCTGGTCAACCATCGCAGCGGCGACGCGACCGACGCGGTGCTCAACCTGTTGTCGCGGGCCGTGCCGGCAGCGTGA
- the nuoF gene encoding NADH-quinone oxidoreductase subunit NuoF, which yields MTDDYGGKRQEPIRVLTSRWDVEDAHTLAGYERTGGYRTLRSVLDADPAHLRQQVKDSGLRGRGGAGFPTGVKWGFMPFDSGKPTYLVVNADEGEPGTFKDRELMERDPHQLLEGMAISGRALQSERGFIFLRGEYLWPGIRLSEAIAEAYEAGYLGAGIMGSDFDYDITLHYAAGAYICGEETALLNALEGRRGQPRLRPPFPAVAGVYAAPTAVNNVETIMNVPWIIERGVSWYKSIGTEKSPGPKVYCVSGEVQRPGNYEWPMGTPAKQIVEESCLGMLPDREMKFWAPGGSSTPLLTAEHYHDNITMDFESIQAAGSLMGTTAMMMYSNKTSVVDAVLNWTRFYEHESCGKCTPCREGVFWLSQILARILDGDGRQEDIDILTDITKGIFQRSFCALADGACSPIDSSLKYFRDEYEHLVEHGRLPDHVEPHAGPVTENSGHIRPNHRAPLYDPEPAKV from the coding sequence ATGACCGACGACTACGGCGGCAAGCGGCAGGAGCCGATCCGGGTCCTCACGTCGCGCTGGGACGTCGAGGACGCCCACACGCTCGCGGGCTACGAGCGCACGGGCGGGTACAGGACGCTGCGCAGTGTGCTGGACGCCGACCCCGCCCACCTGCGTCAGCAGGTCAAGGACTCGGGGCTGCGTGGCCGCGGCGGCGCAGGGTTCCCGACCGGCGTCAAGTGGGGCTTCATGCCCTTCGACTCGGGCAAGCCGACGTACCTGGTCGTCAACGCCGACGAGGGCGAGCCAGGGACCTTCAAGGACCGCGAGCTGATGGAGCGCGACCCCCATCAGCTGCTCGAGGGCATGGCGATCTCCGGTCGGGCGCTGCAGTCCGAGCGCGGGTTCATCTTCCTGCGCGGCGAGTACCTGTGGCCGGGCATCCGCCTGTCGGAGGCCATCGCCGAGGCCTACGAGGCCGGCTACCTGGGCGCCGGCATCATGGGCAGCGACTTCGACTACGACATCACGCTGCACTACGCCGCGGGCGCCTACATCTGCGGTGAGGAGACCGCGCTGCTGAACGCACTGGAGGGCCGGCGCGGCCAGCCGCGCCTGCGTCCGCCATTCCCGGCCGTGGCCGGCGTGTACGCCGCCCCCACGGCGGTCAACAACGTCGAGACGATCATGAACGTCCCGTGGATCATCGAACGGGGTGTCTCCTGGTACAAGTCGATCGGCACCGAGAAGTCTCCGGGGCCCAAGGTCTACTGCGTGTCCGGAGAGGTGCAGCGGCCGGGCAACTACGAATGGCCGATGGGCACCCCCGCCAAGCAGATCGTCGAGGAGTCGTGCCTCGGCATGCTGCCGGACCGTGAGATGAAGTTCTGGGCGCCGGGCGGGTCGTCGACACCACTGCTGACCGCCGAGCACTACCACGACAACATCACGATGGACTTCGAGTCGATCCAGGCCGCCGGCAGCCTCATGGGCACCACGGCGATGATGATGTACTCGAACAAGACGAGCGTGGTCGACGCGGTGCTCAACTGGACCCGCTTCTATGAGCACGAGAGCTGTGGCAAGTGCACGCCGTGTCGCGAGGGCGTGTTCTGGCTGTCGCAGATCCTGGCGCGCATCCTGGATGGCGACGGGCGTCAGGAGGACATCGACATCCTGACCGACATCACGAAGGGGATCTTCCAGCGCTCCTTCTGCGCGCTCGCCGATGGTGCGTGCAGCCCGATCGACTCGTCGCTGAAGTACTTCCGCGACGAGTACGAGCACCTGGTCGAGCACGGTCGACTGCCCGACCACGTCGAGCCGCACGCCGGCCCGGTGACGGAGAACTCCGGGCACATCCGCCCGAACCACCGTGCCCCGCTGTACGACCCCGAACCGGCGAAGGTCTAG
- a CDS encoding NADH-quinone oxidoreductase subunit D, whose product MSDQQQVAPDRPAQDRESDLTTEQSQEERATAAAAGTIVAPHTYTVASGQWEDLPDAVEDDLMVINMGPQHPSTHGVLRMVLTLDGETVVDNKPVIGYLHTGIEKNLEFRPWVQGVTFVTRMDYLSPLFNELGYCLAVEKLLGVTDQIPERASALRVILTELNRVSSHMVWLATGGMELGSTTAMIYGFRERETVLDMLEYVTGLRMNHAFIRPGGLAQDVPPEFGDRIGTLVSELNDRIDEFEDLLTGNPIWVERNKGVAVLTAEQCLDLGVTGPVLRSTGLAHDLRKAAPYCGIDQYDFDVVVTDTADAFGRYLVRINEMRESLRIVSQAVAQLPGGPVMVADKKIAWPAQLALGPDGIGNSNEYISKIMGQSMEALIHHFKIVTQGFAVPEGQVYCAVESPRGELGYHVTSNGTNKPYRVKVRDPSFLHIGALADLTNGLLVPDVIAGVASLDPVMGGVDR is encoded by the coding sequence ATGTCCGACCAGCAGCAGGTCGCTCCCGATCGTCCCGCCCAGGACCGGGAGAGCGACCTGACGACCGAGCAGTCGCAGGAGGAGCGGGCCACCGCCGCAGCGGCCGGCACGATCGTGGCGCCCCACACCTACACGGTCGCCTCCGGCCAATGGGAGGACCTCCCCGACGCCGTCGAGGACGACCTGATGGTCATCAACATGGGTCCGCAGCATCCCTCTACGCACGGGGTGCTGCGCATGGTGCTGACGCTCGACGGTGAGACCGTCGTCGACAACAAGCCCGTCATCGGCTACCTGCACACGGGCATCGAGAAGAACCTCGAGTTCCGCCCATGGGTGCAGGGCGTGACCTTCGTGACGCGGATGGACTACCTGTCGCCGCTGTTCAACGAGCTCGGGTACTGCCTGGCCGTCGAGAAGCTGCTGGGCGTCACCGACCAGATCCCCGAGCGCGCGTCCGCGCTCCGGGTGATCCTGACCGAGCTCAACCGTGTGTCGAGCCACATGGTGTGGCTGGCAACCGGCGGCATGGAGCTGGGCTCGACGACGGCCATGATCTACGGCTTCCGCGAGCGCGAGACGGTGCTCGACATGCTCGAGTACGTCACGGGGCTGCGGATGAACCATGCGTTCATCCGGCCGGGAGGGCTGGCACAGGACGTGCCACCTGAGTTCGGTGACCGCATCGGCACGCTCGTGTCCGAGCTCAACGACCGCATCGACGAGTTCGAGGACCTGCTGACCGGCAACCCGATCTGGGTCGAGCGCAACAAGGGCGTCGCGGTTCTGACGGCCGAGCAGTGCCTGGACCTGGGCGTCACCGGACCGGTGCTGCGCTCGACCGGCCTCGCCCACGACCTGCGCAAGGCGGCGCCGTACTGCGGCATCGACCAGTACGACTTCGATGTGGTCGTCACCGACACCGCTGATGCCTTCGGCCGCTACCTCGTGCGCATCAATGAGATGCGCGAGTCGCTGCGGATCGTGTCCCAGGCCGTAGCGCAACTGCCCGGCGGCCCGGTCATGGTCGCCGACAAGAAGATCGCCTGGCCCGCACAGCTCGCACTGGGCCCGGACGGCATCGGCAACTCCAACGAGTACATCTCGAAGATCATGGGCCAGTCGATGGAGGCCCTGATCCACCACTTCAAGATCGTCACGCAGGGGTTCGCTGTCCCCGAGGGGCAGGTGTACTGCGCGGTCGAGTCACCCCGCGGTGAGCTGGGCTACCACGTGACCTCCAACGGCACGAACAAGCCGTACCGCGTGAAGGTGCGCGACCCCTCATTCCTCCACATCGGGGCGCTGGCCGACCTGACCAACGGGCTGCTCGTCCCGGACGTGATCGCGGGCGTCGCCTCGCTGGATCCGGTCATGGGCGGTGTCGACCGGTGA
- a CDS encoding NAD(P)H-dependent oxidoreductase subunit E → MFSSELREKAEQLVGRYPVGRSALLPLLHLVQSQDGYLSDDGIAECAELLGLTKAEVAGVATFYTMYKRAPLGRHLISVCTNFSCKVRGAQDVYDRLSAKLGVGHNGTTEDGTFTLEHAECLGNCEGAPVVTVDYYNYECMTPSGAEDLLDRVADGDVPPPTRGISSPGIRMVSHRLAGLGPHPDEPSDRGHALGFATGTDGGAPPPATSEVGPQAEVQVVTSEFAGEREQERAEAQRQVRTAGQDPDEVEAEGGPDAREFPTRDPDAATGEGSGPAADDDAGEDGT, encoded by the coding sequence GTGTTCAGTAGTGAGCTCAGGGAGAAGGCAGAGCAGCTGGTCGGGCGGTATCCGGTCGGCCGGTCCGCGCTGCTGCCGTTGCTGCATCTCGTGCAGAGCCAGGACGGCTACCTCTCGGACGACGGCATCGCCGAGTGCGCGGAGCTGCTGGGCCTGACGAAGGCCGAGGTGGCAGGCGTCGCGACGTTCTACACGATGTACAAGCGCGCGCCGCTGGGCCGGCATCTGATCAGCGTGTGCACCAACTTCTCGTGCAAGGTCAGGGGCGCCCAGGACGTGTACGACCGTCTGTCGGCCAAGCTCGGAGTCGGACACAACGGGACCACCGAGGACGGCACCTTCACGCTTGAACACGCCGAGTGCCTGGGCAACTGCGAGGGCGCCCCGGTCGTCACGGTCGACTACTACAACTACGAGTGCATGACCCCGTCCGGGGCGGAGGACCTGCTCGACCGTGTGGCCGACGGCGACGTCCCGCCACCGACGCGCGGGATCAGCTCGCCGGGCATCCGCATGGTCAGCCACCGCCTGGCCGGTCTGGGCCCCCATCCGGACGAGCCTTCCGATCGCGGCCACGCGCTGGGGTTCGCCACGGGGACCGACGGCGGAGCACCGCCGCCCGCGACGTCCGAGGTCGGGCCCCAGGCCGAGGTGCAGGTCGTCACGTCCGAGTTCGCGGGTGAGCGCGAGCAGGAGCGTGCCGAAGCGCAGCGCCAGGTGCGGACGGCCGGTCAGGATCCTGACGAGGTCGAGGCCGAGGGCGGTCCGGACGCACGCGAGTTCCCCACGCGGGACCCCGACGCGGCGACCGGCGAGGGCAGTGGCCCGGCAGCCGATGACGACGCCGGGGAGGACGGGACATGA
- a CDS encoding NADH-quinone oxidoreductase subunit C — MAGAGSGNPNMASGEATKLRSRSVPEAQLSDRLRQVRDRLTATFDGLEVLGFRGELTVVCPAELVPDVLRHCRDDADLSCEMLIDVSGVHWPAGQREERAEETTGWPRYEFGDEAGRIELDYIVRSLRHNYVARIRTFLPDDEPRMASVAGIYRSADFMEREVFDFFGVDFDGHPDLRRILMPEEWEGHPHRKDYPLGGVEVQYEGATIPPPDQRSY, encoded by the coding sequence ATGGCGGGTGCAGGCTCAGGCAACCCGAACATGGCCTCGGGTGAGGCGACCAAGCTCCGATCACGTTCGGTCCCCGAGGCACAGCTGTCCGACCGTCTGCGCCAGGTGCGCGACCGGCTCACGGCGACATTCGACGGGCTCGAGGTGCTGGGCTTCCGCGGTGAGCTCACCGTCGTCTGCCCGGCCGAGCTCGTCCCCGACGTTCTGCGCCACTGCCGCGACGACGCGGACCTGTCGTGCGAGATGTTGATCGACGTGTCCGGCGTGCACTGGCCGGCCGGCCAGCGCGAGGAGCGCGCCGAGGAGACGACCGGCTGGCCCCGGTACGAGTTCGGTGACGAGGCCGGTCGCATCGAGTTGGACTACATCGTCCGGTCGTTGCGGCACAACTACGTCGCGCGGATCCGCACGTTCCTGCCCGACGACGAACCGCGCATGGCCAGCGTCGCGGGGATCTACCGGTCCGCCGATTTCATGGAGCGCGAGGTCTTCGACTTCTTCGGCGTCGACTTCGACGGCCACCCGGACCTGCGGCGGATCCTGATGCCCGAGGAGTGGGAAGGACACCCGCACCGCAAGGATTATCCACTCGGCGGCGTCGAGGTGCAGTACGAGGGCGCGACCATCCCTCCGCCGGACCAGCGCAGCTACTAG
- a CDS encoding NADH-quinone oxidoreductase subunit A: protein MLAEYLPLALLVLAAVLFVGLSLLVSARLGPSRPNPTKRAAYESGIIPTQSLTGIRFPVQFHLIAILFIIFDVEAVFLHPWSVVVRDLGWYGFGVMGVFVALLFESYFYVLRRGGLEWE, encoded by the coding sequence ATGTTGGCCGAGTACCTGCCGCTCGCGCTGCTGGTGCTGGCGGCCGTGCTGTTCGTGGGCCTGTCGCTGCTCGTGTCGGCCCGTCTCGGACCCAGTCGGCCGAACCCCACCAAGCGCGCGGCCTACGAGTCCGGCATCATCCCCACCCAGAGCCTGACCGGCATTCGCTTCCCGGTGCAGTTCCACCTGATCGCCATCCTGTTCATCATCTTCGACGTCGAAGCCGTGTTCCTGCACCCGTGGTCGGTCGTCGTCCGCGATCTCGGGTGGTACGGCTTCGGCGTGATGGGCGTGTTCGTCGCGCTGCTGTTCGAGAGCTACTTCTACGTCCTGCGCAGGGGAGGCCTGGAATGGGAATAG
- a CDS encoding NADH-quinone oxidoreductase subunit B family protein, giving the protein MGIEARLPDGILLTTVEKVVQWGRAGSMFPATFGLACCAIEMMSTGAAHYDLARFGMEVWRGSPRQADLMIIAGRVSQKMAPVIRNLYDQMPDPKWVISMGVCASSGGMFNNYAIVQGVDHIIPVDMYVPGCPPRPEMLLDGIVKLHAKIRQEQFVERKRKGESDEEFARRTGWPVDDESEMEGWAAHQPTRKSGDTAVAAGTGHGQHAGHRAAGEAL; this is encoded by the coding sequence ATGGGAATAGAGGCTCGGCTGCCCGACGGGATCCTGCTGACGACCGTCGAGAAGGTCGTCCAGTGGGGTCGTGCCGGTTCGATGTTCCCGGCCACGTTCGGACTGGCGTGCTGCGCGATCGAGATGATGTCGACCGGCGCGGCGCACTACGACCTGGCGCGCTTCGGCATGGAGGTGTGGCGCGGCTCGCCGCGGCAGGCCGACCTGATGATCATCGCCGGTCGCGTCAGCCAGAAGATGGCGCCGGTCATCCGCAACCTCTACGACCAGATGCCCGATCCCAAGTGGGTCATCTCGATGGGCGTCTGCGCGTCGTCCGGCGGCATGTTCAACAACTATGCGATCGTCCAGGGCGTCGACCACATCATCCCCGTCGACATGTACGTGCCCGGCTGCCCGCCCCGACCGGAGATGCTGCTCGACGGCATCGTCAAGCTCCACGCCAAGATCAGGCAGGAGCAGTTCGTCGAGCGCAAGCGCAAGGGCGAGTCGGACGAGGAGTTCGCCCGTCGCACGGGCTGGCCCGTCGACGACGAGTCCGAGATGGAGGGGTGGGCCGCGCACCAGCCGACCCGCAAGAGCGGTGACACCGCGGTCGCGGCCGGGACCGGACACGGCCAGCACGCCGGGCACCGCGCGGCGGGGGAGGCGCTGTGA